From Micromonospora echinaurantiaca:
CGTACTCGGCCAGTTCCTGGTTGTGGGTCTGCCAGCCGAACACGCTCTGCAGCACCAGGAAGACTCCGAACGCGCCGAACATCGACACGCTCAGTGCGTTGTCACGCAGCCAGCGGGGCATCGTCGCCTCCTCGTCGGAGATCCTGTGACTCTCCGTTGCCCCACCGGACCAGCCGGCAAACTCCGCCGACCCTCCGGTAACCCCCCGGGTACGGCGGCGCCGCCGGTCAGGGGCGGTCGAACGGGGTGTCCAGCCGGCTGCCGGTGCCGAGTTGGTTGGACAGCAGCAGGCCGAGGGCGAGCATGCCGAAGCCGAGCACCAGGTGCAGCCAGTTGACGGCGTCGTTGAGCGGGATGAAGTTCGCCGCGCTCTCCCGGTTGATGACGAAGCCGTAGAGCCAGAGCCCGAGGTAGAGCGCGCCGCCGCCGGCCAGAAAGATCCGGGCCCCGGCGACGCTGCGGGCCATCAGCAGGCCGAGCAGGCCGAAACCCAGGTGCAGGATGTTGTGCAGGATCGACACCTGGAACAGACCGAGCAGCTTGGCCTCGGAGTGGTGCCCGGCGAAGTTCATCTCGTCGTAGCCGGTGGTGATGCCGGGGATGAAGCCGAGCACCCCGATCAGGGTGAAGACCCCGGCCGCGGCCAGCGCGGCGAGTTGGACCGCTGACTTCCGCCCCGCGACCGCGCCACCGCGTGCGTCACGCGCCATCGATGTCACCTCCGTGGATCCGCGGAGTCTCCGCGGCGCCGGTCGCGAGGAACGCTCGTGACAGTCCGTATCGGCGACGTCACCCCAACCCGACGATCCTCCATTTTGTAACCCTGCGCGGACGGCTCCGCAGAGAAATGGCGAATCAGGTATGGACCCGGCGACGCAGGGTAGGTGAATTTGCGCGCCGGTCGGACGGCCGGCGCGTTCCCC
This genomic window contains:
- a CDS encoding DUF4383 domain-containing protein; the encoded protein is MARDARGGAVAGRKSAVQLAALAAAGVFTLIGVLGFIPGITTGYDEMNFAGHHSEAKLLGLFQVSILHNILHLGFGLLGLLMARSVAGARIFLAGGGALYLGLWLYGFVINRESAANFIPLNDAVNWLHLVLGFGMLALGLLLSNQLGTGSRLDTPFDRP